In one Antennarius striatus isolate MH-2024 chromosome 1, ASM4005453v1, whole genome shotgun sequence genomic region, the following are encoded:
- the serf2b gene encoding small EDRK-rich factor 2, producing the protein MTRGNQRELARQKNAKKASETGKGKRSCDGLTAAARKQRDAEIMQQKQKKSDEGDKGGTKSK; encoded by the exons ATGACCA GAGGAAATCAGCGTGAACTCGCACGCCAGAAGAATGCCAAAAAAGCCAGCGAGACTGGGAAAGGGAAGAGGAGCTGCGATGGGCTGACCGCCGCTGCTCGCAAGCAGAG GGATGCTGAGATAAtgcaacagaagcagaaaaagtcTGATGAAGGAGATAAAGGAGGAACCAAGTCCAAGTAG